The following are from one region of the Stigmatella ashevillena genome:
- a CDS encoding patatin-like phospholipase family protein, with the protein MSDDATLPPAPGASSPLGPLALSLSGGGYRAAAFHLGTLRFLDRTGLLRDVVGLSTVSGGTITGMAWAVSMLDGKPFPEFYDAYSAYLKRTNVIDEALEGLTAHREHGSHAWASLIRSAADVYARPDLFGDRRFSELLDTDKLPLHEVIFNTTEFHSGLDFRFRRSVHPQAVLGNGRYRLPRSVAQHVRLADMVAASSCFPGGFEPLVFPQQFHWPQRYPLSAALQELGPSFDHGLPLMDGGIYDNQGIDSLLLAFKKDAPPTLLISDVSTQASEIYNVPKNPTSRGWVTLQGVFWMGWGLFALALVSALILAWNGAAAARGGDWQWRDYFLYLVPGVLSAAVAAGLFWVRRRLKDVDALLRKQMAVDAWPSFRKLTVNEFSQMLVLRIGSLLALTSSVFMNRVRGLIFKNVYRTPEYAGRRISNLISKLSTNEPALFSEYPWIQPKSHLVQLGQQSAQMPTTLWFTHEDQFATVESAGEATLCYVLLRHILKHHKGQYESAGLPLSELYERLRKEWAVFNQEPSVSGAPSQVAA; encoded by the coding sequence ATGAGTGACGACGCGACGCTGCCCCCTGCACCGGGAGCATCCAGCCCGCTCGGTCCTCTCGCCCTGTCACTCTCTGGCGGTGGTTACCGCGCAGCCGCCTTCCACCTGGGCACGCTGCGGTTCCTGGACCGCACCGGCCTCCTGCGCGACGTCGTCGGCTTGTCCACCGTGTCCGGCGGCACCATCACCGGGATGGCTTGGGCCGTCAGCATGCTCGATGGCAAGCCCTTCCCGGAGTTCTACGACGCCTACTCCGCCTACTTGAAGCGGACGAACGTGATCGACGAAGCGCTGGAGGGGCTCACCGCCCACCGGGAGCACGGCAGCCACGCGTGGGCCAGCCTCATCCGCTCCGCCGCGGACGTCTACGCGCGGCCCGACTTGTTCGGTGACCGGCGATTCAGCGAACTGCTCGACACGGACAAGCTCCCCCTGCATGAGGTCATCTTCAACACCACCGAGTTCCATTCGGGGCTCGACTTCCGCTTTCGGCGCAGCGTCCATCCCCAGGCAGTCCTGGGCAACGGGCGGTACCGGCTGCCACGCTCCGTGGCGCAACACGTCCGTCTGGCGGACATGGTGGCCGCGTCGTCGTGCTTCCCAGGGGGATTCGAGCCTCTGGTCTTTCCGCAACAATTTCACTGGCCCCAGCGCTACCCGCTCTCGGCCGCACTCCAGGAGCTGGGCCCGAGCTTCGATCATGGACTGCCGTTGATGGACGGCGGCATCTACGACAACCAAGGGATCGACAGCCTGCTGCTGGCATTCAAGAAAGACGCTCCGCCGACCCTGCTCATCTCAGATGTCAGCACCCAGGCGAGCGAGATCTACAACGTCCCCAAGAACCCGACGAGCCGGGGCTGGGTCACGCTGCAAGGCGTCTTTTGGATGGGATGGGGGTTGTTCGCACTGGCGCTGGTGTCCGCGCTCATCCTGGCGTGGAACGGAGCCGCCGCCGCGCGCGGGGGCGACTGGCAATGGCGAGACTATTTTCTGTACCTCGTCCCGGGAGTCCTGAGCGCGGCCGTGGCCGCGGGGCTGTTCTGGGTCCGCCGCCGCCTGAAGGATGTCGATGCCTTGCTCCGCAAGCAAATGGCGGTGGACGCCTGGCCGTCGTTCCGGAAGCTGACGGTGAATGAGTTCTCCCAAATGCTGGTGCTGCGCATTGGCTCTCTGCTGGCACTCACCTCCAGCGTGTTCATGAACCGGGTGCGTGGCCTCATCTTCAAGAACGTGTACCGGACCCCCGAATACGCGGGCCGGCGGATCTCGAATCTGATCTCCAAGCTCTCCACGAACGAGCCTGCCCTGTTCTCCGAGTACCCGTGGATTCAGCCCAAGTCCCACCTCGTGCAGTTGGGACAGCAGTCCGCCCAGATGCCCACCACGCTCTGGTTCACCCACGAGGACCAGTTCGCGACCGTGGAATCCGCCGGAGAAGCCACCCTCTGCTATGTGCTGCTGCGCCACATCCTCAAGCACCACAAGGGCCAGTACGAATCGGCGGGGCTCCCGCTCTCCGAGCTCTACGAGCGGCTCCGGAAGGAGTGGGCGGTGTTCAACCAAGAGCCGTCTGTCTCCGGCGCTCCGTCCCAAGTGGCGGCTTGA
- a CDS encoding sigma-70 family RNA polymerase sigma factor yields MEQVPGLATTFLVHAKVRFVPPMDAPAVERLLVQAWETARAQWPSVELPAEPFVAHLAQRLPEASPQSPLEPLLGQLSLAELYLACACERGMPSAIELFERHYLAKLPGLLRSPRQPNAMIDDVCQLARMKILVPTHEGAPKIVEYTGRGALLSWVRVTAVRIAIKLQAVEKPASTQDADTVFAALPAPGFDAELDLIKRRHHTDFRQAVSEAFSVLSNDERHLFRLYFVDQLSMYELATLFRVNQSTVSRWLKTARQRVYEETQRRLQARLGLSSRDFKSFLAVLDSQLELGISQLLRQEDGAPVPSKPS; encoded by the coding sequence ATGGAGCAAGTGCCCGGGTTGGCCACGACGTTTCTCGTGCACGCGAAAGTGCGCTTCGTTCCCCCCATGGATGCCCCGGCTGTCGAACGATTGCTCGTCCAGGCCTGGGAGACCGCTCGTGCGCAGTGGCCCTCCGTGGAGCTTCCCGCCGAGCCATTCGTGGCCCACCTCGCCCAGCGGCTGCCCGAGGCGAGTCCCCAGAGCCCCCTCGAGCCGCTCCTCGGGCAACTCTCCCTCGCGGAGCTCTACCTCGCGTGTGCCTGTGAGCGGGGGATGCCCTCTGCCATTGAACTTTTCGAGCGCCACTATCTCGCGAAGCTGCCGGGGCTGCTCCGAAGCCCTAGACAGCCCAACGCGATGATCGACGACGTGTGCCAGTTGGCGCGGATGAAGATCCTGGTCCCCACGCACGAAGGGGCCCCCAAGATCGTGGAATACACGGGACGCGGGGCGCTGCTGAGCTGGGTGCGCGTCACCGCCGTGCGCATCGCCATCAAGCTGCAAGCCGTCGAGAAGCCCGCGTCCACGCAGGACGCGGACACCGTCTTCGCGGCACTGCCAGCGCCCGGGTTCGATGCGGAGTTGGATCTCATCAAGCGCCGCCACCACACGGACTTCCGGCAGGCCGTGAGCGAAGCCTTCTCTGTGCTCTCGAACGATGAGCGCCATCTGTTCCGCCTCTATTTCGTCGACCAGCTTTCCATGTATGAGCTGGCCACGCTCTTCCGCGTCAATCAATCCACGGTCTCCCGCTGGTTGAAGACCGCACGGCAGCGGGTCTACGAGGAGACGCAGCGCCGCCTCCAAGCGCGGCTGGGCCTCTCCTCCCGCGACTTCAAGAGCTTCCTGGCCGTCCTCGACAGCCAGCTCGAGCTGGGCATCAGCCAGCTCCTGCGCCAGGAGGATGGGGCGCCCGTGCCTTCCAAGCCAAGCTGA
- a CDS encoding SBBP repeat-containing protein produces the protein MFRSPTSLNLLAVFALMTGCAGEEAATYDLLPTDSGKISHVQDGQLATAKQQIASLGFSTYLGFAGDEYGNAIAVDTAGNSYIAGTTTSFNGTTNVFISKVSPTGTNLYFTYIPGTQARGIAVDTAGNAYVVGILSAGPTVLKINAAGTSIVYSATLGWNEISGIQIDTSGNAYVTGSVNNGVAGIDVAVGKINPTGTGFLYALAFGGTGTDRGNGIAIDRSGNAYITGNTDSANFPIATAFQATLKGPQDAFVAKLNATGSALTYSTYLGGNTYDYGNAIAVDTSGNAYVTGTTAALSGVQSFPVTAGTVQYTPGGNGDAFAAKFGTTGSRIYATYIGGNASESGAAIAVSASGVAYVTGYTTSTNFPTSNLAYQRFAPAEVNAFVVQLTAAFNAYTYSTYLGGSSTDIGAGIAVNSTGVTYVTGNTFSTDFPTNVYLPGGQYDAFVTKFNGP, from the coding sequence ATGTTTCGCTCCCCGACTTCTTTGAATCTTCTCGCCGTGTTTGCCCTGATGACTGGCTGCGCGGGAGAAGAAGCCGCCACCTATGACTTGCTGCCCACGGACAGTGGCAAGATCAGCCATGTGCAGGACGGCCAGCTGGCCACGGCCAAGCAACAGATCGCAAGCCTCGGATTCTCCACCTACCTGGGCTTCGCCGGTGATGAGTACGGCAACGCGATCGCCGTGGACACGGCGGGCAATTCCTACATCGCGGGGACGACCACGTCGTTCAACGGGACGACCAACGTCTTCATTTCGAAGGTGAGCCCCACTGGCACCAACCTCTACTTCACCTATATCCCTGGCACCCAGGCGCGGGGCATCGCCGTGGACACGGCGGGCAATGCCTATGTGGTGGGGATCCTCAGCGCGGGACCGACCGTCCTCAAGATCAACGCAGCGGGGACGTCGATCGTCTACTCCGCCACGCTCGGCTGGAACGAAATCTCAGGCATCCAGATTGACACCTCGGGCAATGCCTATGTGACCGGAAGCGTCAACAATGGCGTCGCTGGCATCGACGTGGCCGTGGGCAAGATCAATCCCACGGGCACGGGATTCCTCTATGCCCTGGCCTTCGGAGGCACGGGAACCGACCGGGGCAATGGCATCGCCATTGACCGATCCGGCAATGCCTACATCACTGGCAACACCGATTCGGCCAACTTCCCGATCGCCACCGCCTTCCAGGCGACCCTGAAGGGCCCCCAGGATGCCTTCGTCGCCAAGCTGAACGCGACGGGCTCCGCCCTCACCTACTCGACCTATCTGGGCGGAAACACGTATGACTATGGCAATGCCATCGCGGTGGACACCTCGGGCAATGCCTACGTCACGGGCACCACGGCTGCGCTCAGTGGTGTCCAGAGCTTCCCGGTCACGGCCGGCACGGTCCAGTACACCCCGGGGGGCAACGGGGATGCGTTCGCGGCGAAGTTCGGCACGACTGGCAGCCGCATCTATGCGACCTACATCGGGGGGAACGCCTCGGAGTCGGGTGCGGCCATCGCGGTGAGCGCCTCGGGCGTCGCCTATGTCACGGGGTACACGACCTCGACCAACTTCCCCACGAGCAACCTTGCCTATCAGCGGTTTGCCCCCGCCGAGGTCAATGCCTTCGTGGTTCAGCTGACCGCAGCGTTCAACGCCTACACCTATTCGACCTACCTGGGCGGGAGCAGCACGGACATCGGCGCAGGCATCGCGGTGAACTCCACGGGCGTCACCTATGTGACGGGCAATACCTTCTCGACCGACTTCCCGACGAATGTCTACCTGCCGGGCGGTCAGTACGACGCGTTCGTGACGAAGTTCAACGGACCGTGA
- a CDS encoding ADYC domain-containing protein, with product MTATLKFLLAWVCLQLPLQAYAERPRTESVAAPVPEADRYALRCQSRAPHRTVKPQGTMLWGTRRDWDTEKVTDERSSVLVSASLKPLRRADAQVTALKLEGGHLVATSTSFAPGTPEGSRVIGAVLQGTASDGKPVEVAICGAEPSPEDPGMVWYRIEAWNALAQEWENPCVALDRVPDPRALAVRGVWDSSGTHREVPGQLTFACENGAITKCIHWGYKPWASREGQTLAGLHQACTRMARADYCGNGRSHTHEDTGIDMYDRLGVIARTTESSAEWDLARASFEAAWAPDGATCLARTRDGRALETILQECPDRFRADAALDLGEGDRCTVRRVDVNPRTALLRNQSYGPRKAAVSPASGL from the coding sequence ATGACCGCGACGTTGAAGTTCTTGCTTGCCTGGGTATGTCTTCAGCTCCCCCTGCAGGCGTACGCCGAGCGCCCCCGGACCGAGAGCGTGGCGGCCCCGGTGCCCGAGGCCGATCGCTACGCGCTGCGGTGCCAATCCCGGGCTCCCCACCGCACCGTCAAACCCCAGGGCACGATGTTGTGGGGCACCCGGCGGGACTGGGACACGGAGAAGGTGACGGACGAGCGCAGCAGCGTCCTCGTCTCCGCGAGCCTCAAGCCCCTGCGGCGGGCGGATGCCCAGGTGACGGCCTTGAAACTGGAGGGCGGGCACCTGGTGGCCACGTCCACCTCCTTCGCGCCGGGGACGCCTGAGGGCAGCAGGGTGATCGGCGCCGTGCTTCAGGGGACGGCGAGCGATGGCAAGCCCGTGGAGGTGGCCATCTGCGGCGCCGAGCCCTCTCCGGAGGATCCTGGAATGGTCTGGTACCGCATCGAGGCCTGGAATGCGCTGGCCCAGGAGTGGGAGAACCCCTGTGTGGCCCTGGACCGGGTCCCCGACCCCCGGGCGCTCGCGGTGAGGGGTGTCTGGGATTCCAGCGGCACCCACCGCGAGGTTCCCGGACAGCTCACCTTCGCCTGTGAGAACGGCGCCATCACCAAGTGCATCCACTGGGGCTACAAGCCCTGGGCGAGCCGGGAAGGACAGACGCTGGCGGGCCTTCACCAAGCGTGTACGCGCATGGCCCGCGCGGACTACTGCGGCAATGGCCGCAGTCACACGCACGAGGACACCGGCATCGATATGTACGATCGGCTTGGCGTGATCGCCCGGACGACCGAATCCTCGGCGGAGTGGGATCTCGCGCGGGCCTCCTTCGAGGCGGCGTGGGCGCCGGACGGGGCCACCTGCCTGGCGCGGACCCGCGACGGCCGTGCGCTGGAGACGATTCTCCAGGAATGTCCGGACCGTTTCCGCGCCGATGCGGCGCTCGATCTGGGCGAAGGAGACCGTTGCACGGTGCGGCGCGTGGACGTGAACCCCCGCACGGCGCTGCTGCGCAACCAGTCCTATGGCCCCCGGAAGGCCGCCGTCTCCCCAGCCAGCGGGCTGTAG
- a CDS encoding serine/threonine-protein kinase, whose product MEAASPDALGPGTMLGPWRLSGRVGRGTYGAVYRAAREGEEEAEGVALKLAVHPRDERFEREAELLSRIRHPRVPRLLGRGEWTGGPWNQPYPYVVMEWVEGMGLYEWARLRSPSSRQVMQVLAQLTQALAATHGVNGLHRDVKGDNVLVGPGGEAWLMDFGCGSYEGAKPLTEGPLAPGTRPYRSPQALRHLWTQRRGGASYEAKAADDVYALGVTAYRVVTGQYPPPGTDLEAKQAGRRGGGGMRAPAHALNRRVSRELSALIERMLEDAPEKRGSASELTGALERAAARAGAEADVALQGAVQSAAPTVRFPVCSSASPRWRGLALVVPAGVVLLAYLVVAVSVRYIPDGSWKLQPDAGLEDAGRVGLADAAVEASPTFMIGHRTSGTSWNAVALDMPKGPLKGQKRPPCRPRWEVEVNKACWSQVGTVSPPCGAEGYEWKGFCYMPVVAPERPNTSDGQ is encoded by the coding sequence ATGGAAGCAGCGTCGCCCGATGCGCTTGGACCCGGCACGATGCTGGGACCGTGGAGGTTGTCCGGGAGGGTGGGGAGAGGGACATACGGAGCGGTGTACCGCGCGGCGCGAGAGGGGGAGGAGGAAGCCGAAGGGGTGGCGCTGAAGCTGGCGGTGCACCCGAGGGATGAGCGCTTCGAGAGAGAGGCGGAGTTGCTGTCGAGGATCCGCCACCCGAGGGTGCCGAGGTTGCTGGGCAGAGGGGAGTGGACCGGAGGGCCGTGGAACCAGCCCTACCCATATGTGGTGATGGAGTGGGTGGAGGGGATGGGGTTGTACGAGTGGGCGCGGCTGAGGAGTCCGAGCTCGCGGCAGGTGATGCAGGTGCTGGCGCAGTTGACGCAAGCGCTGGCGGCGACGCATGGGGTGAATGGACTGCACCGTGACGTGAAGGGGGACAACGTCCTGGTGGGGCCTGGGGGGGAGGCGTGGCTGATGGACTTCGGGTGCGGCTCGTACGAGGGAGCCAAGCCGTTGACGGAGGGGCCGCTGGCGCCGGGAACGAGGCCGTACCGGAGCCCGCAGGCACTGCGCCACCTGTGGACGCAGCGGAGGGGAGGGGCTTCGTACGAGGCCAAAGCGGCGGACGACGTGTACGCGCTGGGAGTGACGGCCTATCGGGTGGTGACGGGGCAGTATCCGCCGCCCGGGACGGACTTGGAGGCGAAGCAGGCCGGGAGGAGGGGGGGAGGGGGCATGAGGGCCCCTGCGCATGCGCTCAACCGGCGGGTGAGCCGAGAGCTATCGGCGCTGATTGAGCGGATGTTGGAGGATGCGCCCGAGAAGCGAGGGAGCGCGAGCGAGCTGACAGGGGCGCTGGAGCGAGCTGCGGCGAGGGCGGGGGCCGAGGCGGACGTTGCGTTGCAGGGCGCAGTGCAGAGCGCTGCGCCGACGGTGCGCTTCCCGGTTTGTTCCTCTGCATCGCCTCGGTGGCGCGGGCTGGCCCTGGTGGTTCCGGCGGGGGTGGTGCTCCTGGCCTACCTGGTGGTGGCTGTTTCCGTACGGTACATCCCGGATGGATCTTGGAAGCTCCAACCGGATGCGGGTTTGGAAGATGCGGGGAGAGTCGGACTGGCGGATGCTGCGGTCGAAGCTTCTCCCACCTTTATGATTGGGCACCGCACTTCCGGTACGTCCTGGAATGCCGTGGCACTGGACATGCCCAAGGGTCCGCTCAAAGGACAGAAGAGGCCTCCGTGCCGTCCGAGATGGGAAGTGGAAGTTAATAAAGCGTGCTGGAGCCAAGTTGGGACGGTATCTCCTCCTTGTGGAGCCGAAGGTTACGAATGGAAGGGGTTTTGCTACATGCCGGTTGTTGCCCCAGAGCGACCCAATACCTCAGATGGCCAATAG
- a CDS encoding bifunctional serine/threonine-protein kinase/formylglycine-generating enzyme family protein, producing the protein MRPSSSLDNGLGASDCLTDDVLVDLLDGRLSDEALAGAHRHAAECDTCRALLASVSRGGVGMAVGSPAHSEPSGAGTEPSGLLWVPPDVFDEFRLERELGRGGMGVVYLAHDTSLDRRVAVKFIASSQPDPWVRAYFETEARAIARLQHPNVVSVFRVGEVSGHPYIVSEYVVGQSLAELPLPVPWRRVLTLGVGLARGLAAAHRQGVLHRDLKPSNALVTEDGGVKLLDFGLAERFGPGAASTSSSLHLVGTRPYMAPELLERAPATPRSDLYALGLVLYELCLGELPRGPARGQEVTVSREGGPELDPDFAALIARCLAPDPLERFASAEALCEALERLERLSAPVPLSASNPYRGLAPFEAEHRTLFFGRDADIHAVLERLRYRPLVLVAGDSGTGKSSLCRAGVLPRVDAETLGGAHERNTVTLEPGRRPLDALAASLAPVLGRKEEELVTALADASSWLGRTLREAHQAGRGLLLFVDQLEELITLSEPVQAAHFARLLGELSLPSRGVRVLLAVRGDFLTRLCALPGLGEEAERALYILRPMSPEGVREAIVGPARSRGVVFESGELVQTLVESTAHGVGSLPPLQFALAELWERRNPAHGRITRAALDDMGGVAGALSRHADEVLARLNAHEREAARRLLLQLVTEEGTRIERGEAELADPSDVASRAALRALVEGRLLHTRTTGGQPHCELAHDSLIESWGTLRGWLDDGIGHRAARKRVVEASAEWERLMRAKEALWGRRQLNEAHLLEPSTLGPRERAFLAASRRAVTRQRWVRRLVALALPLTVAASYGGLRLQTYFADARFVATQVGWAREAFTEGRALAQQARARREEALALFDGRPSPSMGPETLPGLHGRRNAAERRWTEALALRKQADAAYARTNQLLEKALDRDRGHVDTRRLIAEVTYERILLAERFHQRRERDEWVQRLEQVTDSGMAGVEWRQRIEAPAEIKIVTEPPGARVEIARYSDVQGALRLEPVPGVGRLGPTPLSRLRLPEGSYLLHISSPGRVPVRLPLRLTHGVREQVRLTLPAQVPAGHVYIPPGCFLLGSAEPEEVRLFMLSPPLHRFCLNEGYVIGQREVTFDDWLTYLNALPPEAPARKLLEQPRFSATGAVTLRHQPGAGWVFSFYRSRADVFSAKEGDTFRYPGRTLRNTADWRQFPLSGVSAEDLAGYFYWLDRSGRLPGARLCSQNEWEYAARGADGRRYPHGDALQPDDANIDTTYDRQPTAFGPDRVGAHPATVSPFGLEDMAGNAFEITRSTTPEFGRIVLRGGAWYYDSFGAHIANISVGDPTARDAAIGVRVCASFSP; encoded by the coding sequence ATGCGTCCGTCCTCCTCACTCGACAATGGCTTGGGCGCGTCGGATTGCCTGACAGACGATGTCCTGGTCGATCTGCTCGATGGCCGGTTGTCCGACGAGGCGCTGGCGGGAGCCCATCGGCATGCGGCCGAGTGCGATACGTGCCGGGCCCTTCTGGCGTCCGTCTCGCGCGGTGGCGTGGGCATGGCGGTGGGGAGCCCCGCGCATTCCGAGCCCTCCGGTGCTGGCACCGAGCCCTCGGGTCTCCTCTGGGTGCCACCGGACGTGTTCGACGAGTTCCGCCTCGAGCGCGAACTGGGCCGCGGTGGCATGGGCGTCGTCTACCTGGCGCACGACACCTCCTTGGATCGGCGTGTGGCGGTGAAGTTCATTGCCAGCAGTCAACCTGACCCCTGGGTCCGTGCGTACTTCGAGACCGAGGCGCGCGCGATTGCGCGGTTGCAGCATCCGAACGTCGTCAGCGTGTTTCGCGTGGGGGAGGTCAGCGGGCACCCGTACATCGTCTCCGAGTACGTGGTGGGTCAAAGCCTCGCGGAATTGCCGCTGCCCGTGCCCTGGCGGCGGGTTTTGACGCTTGGCGTCGGTCTGGCCCGAGGGCTCGCGGCGGCCCATCGTCAGGGCGTGCTGCACCGGGACCTCAAGCCGTCCAACGCCCTGGTCACCGAGGACGGAGGGGTGAAGCTGCTCGACTTCGGTCTGGCCGAGCGCTTCGGACCCGGTGCGGCCTCGACGTCGTCCAGCCTCCATCTGGTGGGGACGCGGCCCTACATGGCGCCCGAGCTCCTGGAGCGGGCTCCGGCAACGCCCCGAAGCGATCTCTATGCTTTGGGCCTCGTGCTCTACGAGCTGTGTCTGGGCGAGTTGCCTCGGGGGCCTGCCCGTGGGCAGGAGGTGACGGTCTCCCGGGAGGGAGGACCCGAGCTGGACCCGGACTTCGCCGCGCTCATCGCACGGTGCCTCGCGCCCGATCCACTCGAGCGGTTCGCCTCGGCCGAGGCGCTCTGCGAAGCGCTCGAGCGCCTGGAGCGGCTCAGCGCCCCGGTTCCCCTGTCCGCCAGCAATCCCTACCGGGGCCTGGCTCCTTTCGAAGCCGAGCACCGGACGCTCTTCTTTGGCCGCGACGCCGACATCCATGCGGTGCTCGAGCGCCTCCGTTACCGGCCGCTCGTCCTGGTCGCTGGGGACTCTGGCACGGGCAAGTCCTCGCTGTGCCGCGCGGGAGTGCTCCCCCGGGTGGATGCGGAAACGCTGGGGGGAGCGCATGAGCGGAACACGGTCACCCTGGAGCCCGGCCGCCGTCCGCTCGACGCCCTGGCCGCCTCGCTGGCGCCGGTCCTGGGCCGGAAGGAAGAGGAGCTCGTGACGGCGCTCGCGGACGCGTCGTCATGGCTCGGGCGGACGTTGCGCGAGGCGCATCAGGCCGGACGGGGCCTGCTCCTGTTTGTCGATCAGCTCGAGGAGCTCATTACCCTCTCCGAGCCGGTTCAGGCGGCGCACTTCGCCCGCCTCCTCGGCGAGCTCTCCTTGCCCTCGCGGGGGGTGCGCGTCCTGCTGGCGGTGCGCGGGGATTTTCTGACGCGCTTGTGCGCCTTGCCCGGCTTGGGAGAGGAGGCGGAGCGAGCGCTCTACATCCTCCGGCCCATGTCACCCGAAGGGGTGCGCGAGGCCATCGTCGGTCCCGCGCGCAGCCGCGGCGTGGTCTTCGAATCCGGAGAGCTTGTCCAGACACTCGTCGAGTCCACGGCGCATGGCGTGGGCAGTCTTCCCCCGCTCCAGTTCGCGCTCGCCGAGCTGTGGGAGCGGCGCAACCCGGCGCATGGCCGCATCACCCGGGCGGCGCTCGATGACATGGGAGGCGTTGCCGGAGCGCTGTCACGGCACGCGGATGAGGTGCTCGCCCGTCTGAACGCCCACGAGCGCGAGGCGGCACGGCGCCTCCTTCTCCAACTCGTGACAGAGGAGGGGACGCGCATCGAGCGCGGCGAAGCGGAGCTCGCCGATCCTTCGGATGTGGCTTCCCGAGCGGCCCTTCGCGCCCTTGTCGAGGGCCGTCTCCTGCACACGCGCACCACGGGTGGCCAACCGCACTGCGAACTCGCCCATGACTCGCTCATTGAAAGCTGGGGCACGTTGAGGGGCTGGCTCGACGACGGCATTGGCCACCGCGCGGCGCGCAAGCGGGTCGTGGAGGCGAGCGCCGAGTGGGAACGCCTGATGCGTGCCAAAGAGGCCCTCTGGGGGAGGCGTCAGCTCAACGAGGCGCATCTTCTCGAGCCCTCTACCCTGGGGCCGAGAGAGCGCGCCTTTCTTGCCGCCTCTCGCCGTGCCGTGACACGCCAGCGGTGGGTCCGTCGGCTCGTTGCGCTCGCCCTCCCGCTCACCGTCGCCGCCTCCTACGGAGGGCTTCGCCTGCAGACGTATTTCGCGGACGCGCGCTTTGTCGCCACCCAGGTCGGTTGGGCGCGGGAAGCATTCACCGAGGGACGCGCTCTTGCCCAGCAGGCCCGCGCGCGCCGCGAGGAGGCGCTGGCGCTCTTCGACGGTCGGCCTTCTCCGTCCATGGGCCCCGAGACATTGCCGGGCCTTCATGGCCGCAGGAATGCCGCCGAGCGGCGATGGACCGAGGCGCTCGCCCTGCGAAAGCAAGCCGACGCAGCGTACGCCCGCACGAACCAACTCCTCGAGAAGGCCCTCGACCGCGATCGCGGCCATGTGGATACGCGTCGGCTCATCGCGGAGGTGACGTATGAAAGGATTCTCCTCGCCGAGCGCTTTCACCAGCGTCGCGAGCGCGACGAATGGGTTCAGCGCCTGGAGCAGGTGACCGATTCCGGCATGGCAGGGGTGGAGTGGCGGCAGCGGATCGAGGCCCCGGCCGAGATCAAGATCGTGACGGAGCCTCCCGGAGCACGCGTGGAGATCGCGCGATACTCGGATGTGCAGGGGGCACTGCGCCTCGAGCCTGTTCCGGGAGTGGGCCGCTTGGGCCCCACGCCCCTCTCCCGTCTGCGCTTGCCCGAGGGCTCCTATCTCCTCCACATCTCGAGCCCGGGGCGCGTGCCGGTGAGACTGCCGCTGCGGCTCACGCACGGTGTCCGCGAGCAGGTTCGCCTCACGCTCCCCGCCCAGGTGCCCGCAGGCCATGTCTACATCCCGCCAGGGTGCTTTCTCCTGGGCAGCGCTGAACCGGAAGAGGTGCGGCTCTTCATGCTCAGCCCACCGCTGCACCGGTTCTGCCTCAACGAAGGCTACGTCATTGGACAGCGGGAGGTGACGTTCGATGACTGGCTGACCTACCTCAACGCGCTGCCCCCGGAGGCGCCCGCGCGAAAGCTCCTCGAGCAGCCACGCTTCAGCGCCACCGGGGCGGTCACCCTGCGCCATCAACCCGGTGCGGGCTGGGTCTTCTCCTTCTACCGTTCGCGTGCGGACGTCTTCTCGGCGAAGGAGGGGGACACCTTCCGGTATCCGGGGCGGACGCTGCGGAACACGGCCGACTGGCGTCAGTTTCCCCTGTCCGGCGTCTCCGCAGAGGACTTGGCGGGCTACTTCTACTGGCTGGACCGCTCGGGGCGTCTTCCGGGAGCGCGCTTGTGCAGCCAGAACGAGTGGGAGTACGCGGCCCGTGGCGCCGACGGCCGCCGTTACCCCCATGGCGACGCGTTGCAGCCCGACGACGCCAACATCGACACGACCTACGACCGGCAGCCCACGGCCTTTGGGCCCGACAGGGTGGGGGCCCACCCTGCCACGGTGAGTCCCTTTGGGCTGGAGGACATGGCGGGCAACGCCTTCGAGATCACCCGTTCGACGACACCAGAATTCGGGCGCATCGTCCTGCGGGGGGGCGCCTGGTACTACGACTCCTTTGGTGCGCACATCGCGAACATCTCCGTGGGAGATCCGACGGCGCGCGATGCCGCGATTGGCGTGCGCGTCTGTGCCTCGTTTTCTCCCTGA
- a CDS encoding transposase has translation MLVKRAKRTGRRIVLVLDNGGCFTRRTSRAAIEAAAPCVRVFWLPRYTSETLNWIEGFWGELKSTYFSRMLTADRDSFYAQAVGLLRRVRRRRGLPVRAATPERN, from the coding sequence ATGCTGGTGAAGCGTGCGAAGCGGACAGGCCGCCGCATCGTACTGGTGCTCGACAATGGCGGCTGCTTCACCCGCCGCACTTCGAGGGCCGCGATTGAGGCCGCCGCACCCTGCGTGCGCGTCTTCTGGTTGCCGCGCTACACCTCCGAAACCCTCAACTGGATTGAGGGCTTTTGGGGGGAGCTGAAGTCCACCTACTTCAGCCGCATGCTGACGGCCGACCGTGACTCCTTCTATGCGCAGGCCGTTGGCCTGCTGCGCCGGGTCCGCAGGCGCCGCGGACTCCCCGTCCGAGCCGCCACCCCTGAACGGAATTAG